In one Heteronotia binoei isolate CCM8104 ecotype False Entrance Well chromosome 1, APGP_CSIRO_Hbin_v1, whole genome shotgun sequence genomic region, the following are encoded:
- the DPM3 gene encoding dolichol-phosphate mannosyltransferase subunit 3 codes for MTKLLQWLFALALLGGTWAALTLNLLGLNPLPPPLYQVLWPLPTYLLVTFGCYSLGTVGYRLATFNDCEEAARELQAQIREARDDLTRRGLKF; via the coding sequence ATGACCAAGCTACTGCAGTGGCTCTTCGCATTGGCCCTTTTGGGCGGCACCTGGGCAGCCCTCACCTTGAACCTTTTGGGACTCAATCCGCTGCCCCCACCCTTGTACCAAGTACTGTGGCCACTGCCCACCTACCTGCTGGTGACGTTCGGCTGCTACTCCCTAGGCACCGTTGGGTACCGCTTGGCCACTTTCAATGACTGCGAGGAGGCAGCGCGGGAGCTGCAGGCCCAGATCCGGGAAGCTCGGGATGACCTCACCCGACGTGGCTTGAAGTTCTGA